TGATCGAGCAAGCCTTGCATCTTTTTCTGAGCTCTGCGACTTACACGTTTTTTGGCCGCGGTGCGAGCTTCTTCTAAGTTAACACTTGGATCACCAACAACCACAAGTGCCACCATTCCGTGTCGGTGATGTACTTTACATTTTATGCCATAAACTCCGGGCTTATCAAAAGTGACTTCCTGTGCATTTGACCCGGATATCATAAGAGGTTTAGCTCCGTCAGGAAGCATCCCTTGAATGCTATGAGCAGTATGAGAGCCAACGGTTCCTTTAAAAAGCACCTTGTCACCAGGTTCGATTTCTACGTAATCAGGAATGAATTGGTACATCTTGTCGATGTTTTCAGAATTCATGTCCATCACTTGTTTGATGACCTTTATTTCAGCAAACGCAGGGGCTGCAATAATAGATAGGATTAGTAAAATTAGGCGCATCGTATTCACTCTGTTAAATAAGAATTATTTTCAATAATGCTAATTTATTCAGGGTTTGGTTGGAAGTTGATTTTTACATCACACATGTGAATTAAAAGGGTTCTTGTGTTAGATCAAGCAAACAAACCGATGACCCAAGCTATAAACTGAATTCATCACGACATTAAAGGGCGAACAGCTTTGTTTACATTCCGAATA
The nucleotide sequence above comes from Vibrio atlanticus. Encoded proteins:
- a CDS encoding plastocyanin/azurin family copper-binding protein, producing the protein MRLILLILSIIAAPAFAEIKVIKQVMDMNSENIDKMYQFIPDYVEIEPGDKVLFKGTVGSHTAHSIQGMLPDGAKPLMISGSNAQEVTFDKPGVYGIKCKVHHRHGMVALVVVGDPSVNLEEARTAAKKRVSRRAQKKMQGLLDQAEQKIQ